One genomic window of Arthrobacter sp. KBS0703 includes the following:
- a CDS encoding type IV toxin-antitoxin system AbiEi family antitoxin domain-containing protein, with translation MSELPMTGLPRLILARDHIQQGLAPKDLARRSSAGALVRIRHGVYVDGAAWHALKPWEQYRLRVNAAAETCGAPTVFARHSAASVWGIPTVGRQEVHALTLQNDGGRSRAGVRRHYADPAGLTAVRREGLLVTGRVRTVLDLAAFTTFAEAIVPLDHVLRPDTARGLPALSKETLLAGVEGNYKSAAARRIAAAVDFADPLSGSAGESYGRALMRVGGFEPPVLQYEVRDADGLVGYTDYYWGGVRVAGEFDGVDKYVKPAYLQGRSPSQAVVDEKYREDRIRATGRAVVRWIWPDLMTPGRLERKLAAAGVPRRRARSAG, from the coding sequence ATGAGCGAACTGCCCATGACCGGCTTACCGCGGCTGATTCTGGCCCGTGACCACATCCAGCAGGGGCTGGCACCCAAGGACCTCGCGCGTCGCTCCAGCGCCGGTGCGCTGGTCAGGATTCGGCACGGCGTCTACGTGGATGGGGCAGCATGGCATGCCCTCAAACCCTGGGAGCAGTACCGGCTGCGGGTGAATGCGGCAGCGGAGACCTGCGGTGCGCCCACGGTGTTTGCCCGCCATTCCGCAGCCAGCGTCTGGGGCATTCCCACGGTCGGCCGGCAGGAAGTGCACGCCCTGACCCTCCAGAACGACGGCGGCCGGTCCCGTGCCGGTGTCCGGCGGCACTACGCAGACCCGGCAGGCCTGACGGCGGTCCGGCGCGAGGGACTGCTGGTCACCGGACGGGTACGCACCGTCCTGGATCTGGCGGCGTTCACGACCTTTGCCGAGGCCATTGTGCCGCTGGACCACGTGCTCAGGCCGGACACGGCGAGGGGGTTACCGGCTTTGTCCAAGGAAACGCTTCTGGCCGGAGTAGAAGGAAACTACAAGTCCGCGGCGGCCCGCAGGATCGCGGCGGCCGTTGACTTCGCGGACCCGCTCTCCGGCTCGGCGGGAGAGTCGTACGGCCGTGCCCTCATGCGCGTTGGCGGTTTTGAGCCGCCCGTCCTGCAGTACGAGGTCCGCGATGCCGACGGGCTCGTTGGCTACACGGACTATTACTGGGGCGGCGTGAGGGTCGCCGGCGAGTTCGACGGCGTCGACAAGTATGTGAAGCCCGCGTACCTCCAGGGCCGGAGCCCGTCTCAGGCCGTGGTCGATGAAAAGTACAGGGAGGACAGGATCCGGGCGACCGGACGTGCCGTGGTCCGGTGGATCTGGCCGGACCTGATGACCCCCGGGCGGCTGGAACGGAAGCTGGCGGCGGCCGGCGTGCCCCGCCGTCGTGCTCGGTCAGCCGGCTGA
- a CDS encoding amino acid ABC transporter ATP-binding protein: MNDVVIPSRNHSGPVHAAGVSIKDLRKSYGSNEVLKGISLDVAPGEVVCLIGPSGSGKSTLLRCVNLLEQPNEGTIHVGGFEATDLDVDIDKMRRKVGMVFQQFNLFPHLNALRNCSIAQTKVLKRSQAEADKVAQANLDRVGLGHLADRFPDQLSGGQQQRVAIARALSMDPELMLFDEPTSALDPETVGDVLSVMRNLAKEGMTMLVVTHEMGFAREVADRVVFMDGGVVVEEGVAERVISSPIQGRTKEFLKRVLDPTHIEISE; the protein is encoded by the coding sequence ATGAACGACGTCGTAATTCCCTCCCGCAACCACAGCGGGCCCGTCCATGCCGCCGGAGTCTCCATCAAGGACCTGCGCAAGTCCTACGGCTCCAACGAGGTCCTCAAGGGCATCAGCCTGGATGTTGCCCCGGGTGAGGTTGTCTGCCTGATCGGCCCGTCCGGCTCGGGCAAGTCCACGCTGCTGCGCTGCGTCAACCTCCTGGAGCAGCCGAACGAGGGCACCATCCACGTGGGCGGCTTCGAGGCCACGGACCTGGACGTGGACATCGACAAGATGCGCCGCAAGGTGGGCATGGTGTTCCAGCAGTTCAACCTGTTCCCCCACCTGAACGCGCTGCGCAACTGCAGCATCGCGCAGACCAAGGTGCTCAAGCGCTCCCAGGCCGAAGCGGACAAAGTGGCCCAGGCCAACCTTGACCGCGTGGGCCTGGGGCACCTCGCGGACCGATTCCCGGACCAGCTCTCCGGCGGCCAGCAGCAGCGCGTGGCCATCGCCCGGGCGCTGAGCATGGACCCGGAGCTGATGCTCTTCGACGAGCCGACCTCGGCCCTGGACCCGGAGACGGTGGGCGACGTCCTCTCCGTCATGCGGAACCTGGCCAAGGAAGGCATGACCATGCTGGTGGTCACGCACGAGATGGGCTTCGCCCGCGAAGTGGCGGACCGCGTGGTGTTCATGGACGGCGGCGTGGTGGTGGAGGAAGGCGTGGCCGAACGTGTCATCAGCAGCCCCATCCAGGGCCGCACCAAGGAGTTCCTCAAGCGCGTGCTCGACCCGACGCACATCGAGATCTCGGAGTAG
- a CDS encoding amino acid ABC transporter permease — MAMTARQRAKVSLYIQAGIFIVAIAALILATDWKTVGNSVFNFGKIGPMFPGIIVVGLKNTLIYTALAFVVGLSGGLLLALMKLSTFPVYRWIATGYIEFFRGVPALLVFIAFGYGVPLAFGVSWDVNVVVMVSLGMVASAYIAETLRAGLQAVPKGQMEAARSLGMPMWRAMVTIVIPQAFRIVLPPLTNEVILLTKDSSLIYVLGLTASQYELTKFGRDGISSLGAGLTPLLVAGAFYLVITIPLSLLARKFESRSARTKR; from the coding sequence ATGGCAATGACCGCACGTCAACGAGCCAAAGTCAGTCTGTACATCCAGGCCGGAATCTTCATCGTGGCCATAGCCGCGCTGATTCTTGCCACGGACTGGAAGACCGTAGGCAACAGCGTCTTCAACTTCGGCAAGATCGGCCCGATGTTCCCCGGAATCATCGTGGTGGGCCTGAAGAACACCCTGATTTACACCGCCTTGGCGTTTGTCGTCGGCCTTTCGGGCGGCCTCCTGCTGGCACTGATGAAGCTTTCCACTTTCCCCGTGTACCGCTGGATCGCCACCGGCTACATCGAGTTCTTCCGCGGCGTCCCGGCGCTGCTGGTGTTCATTGCGTTCGGCTACGGCGTCCCCCTGGCCTTTGGTGTCTCCTGGGACGTCAACGTTGTGGTGATGGTGTCCCTCGGCATGGTTGCATCCGCCTACATCGCAGAGACCCTCCGCGCCGGCCTGCAGGCCGTCCCCAAGGGACAGATGGAAGCCGCGCGGTCCCTTGGCATGCCGATGTGGCGGGCCATGGTCACCATCGTGATCCCGCAGGCCTTCCGGATCGTGCTGCCGCCGCTGACCAACGAGGTCATCCTGCTGACCAAGGACTCCTCGCTGATCTACGTGCTGGGCCTCACCGCCTCGCAGTACGAGCTCACCAAGTTCGGCCGCGACGGCATCTCCAGCCTGGGCGCGGGCCTCACGCCACTCCTGGTGGCCGGTGCGTTCTACCTGGTGATCACCATCCCGCTGAGCCTCCTGGCCCGGAAGTTCGAAAGCCGCTCCGCGCGGACCAAGCGATAG